A genomic region of Oncorhynchus mykiss isolate Arlee chromosome 2, USDA_OmykA_1.1, whole genome shotgun sequence contains the following coding sequences:
- the LOC110510828 gene encoding uncharacterized protein LOC110510828 isoform X11, giving the protein MEEGEANGGEGENTNGEDKMALAEEAKPSKRPRIMQCKVTLLDDTLFECELGKHATGSDLFVKVCDHLNLLERDYCGLAVWDTPTSRTWLDASKEIRKQVADYTYEFTFNVKFYPPDPAQLTEDLTRYYLCLQLRKDILSGLLPCSFVTLAMLGSYTAQSELGEYDPEVHGSHYTKELRLAPGQGKELEDKVMELHRTYRSMSPAQADMLFLENAKKLSMYGVDLHQAKDLEGVDITLGVCSGGLMVYKDKLRINRFPWPKVLKISYKRSSFFIKIRPSEQEQYESTIGFKLPNYKASKKLWKASVEHHTFFRVSSVEPPSSRSRFLALGSKFRYSGRTQAQTRQASSMIARPAPRFTRSASKRLSRTIDEAGDDDLQASQLSASPNKTEDDDWFFMLGSDQPQTLFSPARGRETFSVETSTQSWDDGKSVQTVRQAWQETETGQTVSRTVSQTWQGRVSDEQQQGRLEEEKEEDWSVLLGRRLSLPYVPYPMMKPPVKYRSAQVAKVATAKILERLLQPRQEQSDDWVMQLDRSFEFADTPPCYTPVLPLLITPICPSSVSPPVSLEKEETRQERREVIKRLQEGVFLVEKLREVEVLDERLREVKVLEERLQEVDELEERIQEEVEARQEEEGGVEQEEGEVEEEVVEAAEENVEDVDELEEQIKEVFLKGLLPDESGEDEGLKEESMEEAEESEKGWSNVASTSSVVRRVDLRTQNSVTIVKEMRQQEGGMEEETLEQVAVSDEGLKEDEGWLEERKHQALVEGLPEGLEERRGEIRVERRRKKVTIVTQDESLPDELEKKASEKLSEDQIGGHFYKEGQLMVKFNELFAAEKLGLPIVTIQQEWLQEQEKVREEKQEERVEQVKISGEGLIEVKGGLEDRMRQMSEERLREGEQTVVKTKKTVRIVEEMRRTQKTLEEKSSEDILSEERLGDGFYTEGEVLVKFRKDVERVPHRVRQMEKPQEEEEEEEVVEVNMQPSQPEDKDDWVVLLDSLPHKTLYKPPVMPADSALVPVVSTRFSVVLVDTVEQRAPERECIEVEATQQQPERGLVEGRRLWQMQEDDWFMLLDLVDRVPSGVPTTPVSASLQEQVQVYVDETISSMVKVMTAVQREETRVTVVEEMELQEDQSRLEQKLSQREMEDGWFVLLDIVPREPSVIPSVSEECVFVSASVEERIPVYPEESVSSVVELTTVEQREERRVTVMEEERRQEEVILPPQPSREMDDDWFVQLDVVPRETSYKPPVAPAEPTPVSPDVISPVVEVKAEQQKPVVVLVEEMRPQQEREVEEWQRQPERDDDWFTLFADVREEPIIVPPVGFVLLDAVREERAGVPPVSLAVSDRVYPEVVPAKHLTIEPEPRVFVVEAVRLLPEDFALEGKATQPQREQDDDWFLQLDVAPKVAAAPVVVIYSGVKETVEQKPPKTVRIMEETVKMEEGPVVTPKEVDDDWFVLWDRAPSKILTTPKAFHVDREVIELVPRRTVIVVEETRKPHRVVEDRRQPEVELVKTLPPQERGEGDDWFTLFEASRQEPVKMPTVAVVTRPAPVVDVMVTSTEQRTQKRVTIVEERWREERTLQQRLPQRQREVDDDWFVLLDAAPKELVVATHKAARPVSAPVFSQAALMEAGIPMAPLDLQQPQTSTPIRLPARQDDRKLQVTVEAVDEGSAEVKSKQTDTEEPVQMRKKRAKRTEGDSIYIRHSLLMLEDFEKPQEDLIRHHTSISELKRNFMASVPESRGPSEWDKRLSTHSPFRSLGINGQPLPDADGSVCITPIREELDTKAALQQDESSNTVRPSGGPSPSPASTETGPDRVDSKSHDAPGVAGPYVQDDEHVSSGTTTSHVPVVEVERAQLPHSYQLQGTVLEEEEPADPGSRGEQSGRITGTSHTSYFVSGVPHVIRCFQPPLVQTQTVTITDVSNSLPTDVSTKDVPIVQTQTISYESAEVSVDGTDGGKEATALSSIQSITSESSRETSGTSITTTTTHISKVVKGGASETRVEKRIVITADSEDDQGSDGGATAM; this is encoded by the exons AAACATGCGACGggctcagatctgtttgtgaagGTGTGTGACCACCTCAACCTGCTGGAGAGAGACTACTGTGGCCTGGCCGTCTGGGATACCCCCACCTCCAGG ACATGGCTGGACGCCTCCAAAGAGATCCGGAAACAGGTGGCAG ATTATACATACGAGTTCACTTTCAACGTGAAGTTCTACCCTCCTGATCCAGCTCAGCTCACAGAAGACCTCACCAG GTACTACCTGTGTCTACAGCTGCGTAAAGACATCCTGAGTGGCCTGCTGCCATGCTCCTTTGTAACTCTGGCCATGCTAGGCTCCTACACGGCCCAGTCTGAGCTGGGGGAGTATGATCCAGAGGTCCACGGCTCTCACTATACCAAGGAGCTGAGGCTGGCCCCGGGACAGGGCAAAGAGCTGGAGGACAAGGTCATGGAGTTGCACCGCACATACAG ATCCATGAGTCCAGCCCAGGCAGACATGTTGTTTCTGGAGAATGCCAAGAAGCTGTCTATGTATGGAGTGGATCTGCACCAAGCCAAG GATCTTGAGGGTGTGGACATCACTCTAGGGGTGTGTTCTGGTGGTCTCATGGTATATAAGGACAAGCTGAGGATCAATCGTTTCCCCTGGCCCAAAGTCCTCAAGATCTCCTACAAGCGAAGCAGCTTCTTCATCAAGATCCGTCCCTCTGAACAAGAACAGTATGAGAGCACAATCGGCTTCAAGCTGCCCAACTACAAGGCCTCCAAGAAGCTGTGGAAGGCCTCAGTGGAACACCATACCTTCTTCAG GGTGTCGTCCGTGGAGCCCCCGTCGTCCCGCTCCCGGTTCCTGGCGCTGGGGTCAAAGTTCAGGTACAGTGGCCGTACCCAGGCCCAGACCCGCCAGGCCAGTTCCATGATCGCCCGGCCCGCCCCTCGCTTCACACGGTCCGCCAGCAAGAGGCTGTCCCGCACCATCGACgaag CTGGAGATGATGATCTCCAAGCCTCGCAGCTCTCTGCTAGTCCAAACAAGACCGAGGATGACGATTGGTTCTTCATGCTGGGATCTGACCAACCCCAGACTTTATTTTCACCAG ccagagggagggagacttTCTCTGTGGAGACTTCTACTCAGAGCTGGGATGATGGCAAGTCTgtccagacagtcagacaggcatGGCAGGAGACTGAGACAGGCCAGACGGTCAGTCGGACTGTCAGTCAGACATGGCAGGGACGAGTGTCTGATGAACAGCAGCaggggagactggaggaggagaaagaggaggattgGTCTGTCCTGCTGGGCAGACGACTCTCCCTTCCCTATGTCCCCTACCCCATGATGAAACCGCCAG TCAAATACCGCTCTGCCCAGGTGGCAAAGGTGGCCACGGCCAAAATTCTGGAGAGGCTGCTACAGCCAAGGCAGGAACAAAGTGATGACTGGGTCATGCAGTTGGACCGCAGCTTTGAGTTTGCAGACACACCTCCAT GCTACACTCCTGTTCTTCCTCTACTGATAACCCCAATCTGCCCCTcctcagtctctcccccagtctccctggagaaggaggagactaggcaggagaggagggaggtgatcAAGAGGCTCCAGGAAGGGGTGTTCCTGGTGGAGAAGCTGAGGGAGGTAGAGGTGCTGGATGAGAGACTGAGGGAGGTGAAGGTTTTGGAAGAACGGCTGCAGGAGGTGgatgagctggaggagaggatacaggaggaggtggaagccaggcaggaggaggagggaggggtagaacaagaggagggggaggtagaggaggaggtggtagaggcaGCGGAAGAGAATGTGGAGGATGTAGATGAGTTGGAGGAGCAGATAAAGGAGGTGTTTCTCAAAGGATTGCTGCCAGATGAGTCAGGGGAAGATGAGGGACTAAAAGAGGAGAGTATGGAAGAGGCAGAGGAATCTGAAAAAGGGTGGTCAAATGTGGCAAGCACCTCCTCTGTGGTACGGAGAGTAGATTTGAGGACCCAGAATAGTGTGACTATAGTGAAAGAGATGAGGCAAcaagaaggagggatggaggaggagacgCTGGAACAGGTGGCGGTTTCAGACGAGGGATTGAAAGAGGATGAAGgatggttagaggagaggaagcaTCAGGCTTTGGTGGAAGGGTTGCCAGAGGGGcttgaggaaaggagaggagagataagagtggaaaggaggaggaagaaggtgaCTATAGTGACACAGGATGAGAGTCTTCCAGATGAACTAGAGAAGAAAGCATCTGAGAAGTTGTCAGAGGACCAGATAGGAGGCCATTTTTATAAAGAGGGACAACTTATGGTGAAATTCAATGAACTATTTGCGGCAGAGAAGTTAGGGTTACCGATAGTTACAATTCAGCAGGAGTGGCTCCAAGAACAGGAAAAGGTCAgggaggagaaacaggaggagagagtggaacAGGTGAAGATTTCAGGCGAGGGATTGATAGAGGTGAAAGGAGGTCTAGAGGATAGGATGCGGCAGATGTCGGAGGAAAGGTTGCGAGAGGGAGAGCAGACTGTGGTGAAAACCAAGAAAACAGTGAGAATAGTGGAAGAAATGAGGAGAACACAGAAGACACTCGAGGAAAAGTCATCAGAGGACATTTTATCAGAGGAAAGGCTGGGAGATGGTTTTTATACAGAGGGGGAAGTTTTGGtgaaattcagaaaggatgtggAGAGGGTTCCACATAGAGTCAGACAAATGGAGAAGccccaagaagaagaagaagaagaagaggtagTGGAAGTGAATATGCAGCCATCCCAGCCAGAAGACAAGGACGATTGGGTTGTGCTGCTGGACAGCCTCCCACACAAGACTCTTTATAAGCCTCCAG TCATGCCAGCCGACTCCGCTCTGGTGCCTGTGGTCTCCACAAGATTCTCTGTGGTGTTAGTAGACACGGTCGAGCAGAGAGCACCAGAGAGGGAATGCATTGAAGTGGAGGCCACACAGCAACAGCCTGAAAGGGGATTGGTGGAAGGACGGAGATTGTGGCAAATGCAGGAAGATGATTGGTTTATGCTCTTGGACCTGGTTGATCGTGTTCCTTCAGGTGTACCAACCACACCAGTTTCAG CTTCTTTGCAAGAGCAAGTTCAGGTGTACGTAGATGAAACCATCTCTTCCATGGTTAAAGTGATGACAGCggtgcagagagaggagaccagggtgactgtagtggaggagatggagttACAGGAAGACCAGAGCCGTCTGGAACAGAAACtgtcacagagagagatggaagatggCTGGTTTGTTTTGCTGGACATTGTTCCCAGAGAACCATCTGTGATTCCGTCAG TATCTGAGGAATGTGTGTTTGTATCAGCTTCTGTGGAAGAGCGTATTCCGGTATACCCTGAGGAAAGCGTCTCCTCTGTGGTTGAGTTGACGAcagtagagcagagagaggagagaagggtgacTGTAATGGAAGAGGAGCGACGTCAAGAAGAAGTTATACTTCCACCACAGCCATCAAGAGAAATGGACGATGACTGGTTTGTGCAACTGGATGTCGTGCCCAGAGAAACATCCTATAAACCACCAG TCGCTCCAGCAGAGCCAACACCGGTTTCTCCAGATGTGATCAGCCCTGTGGTTGAGGTAAAGGCTGAACAGCAGAAGCCAGTGGTGGTTCTGGTGGAGGAGATGAGGCCACAACAGGAACGGGAAGTAGAGGAGTGGCAGCGACAACCAGAGAGAGATGATGATTGGTTTACACTGTTTGCTGATGTCCGTGAGGAGCCGATCATTGTACCACCAGTGGGGTTTGTTCTGTTGGATGCAGTCCGTGAAGAACGTGCTGGGGTTCCACCAG TTTCCCTGGCTGTTAGCGATAGGGTATACCCAGAGGTTGTGCCCGCCAAACATCTGACCATTGAGCCTGAACCAAGAGTGTTTGTGGTGGAAGCAGTCCGATTACTTCCTGAAGACTTTGCCCTGGAGGGTAAGGCAACACAACCGCAGAGAGAGCAGGATGATGATTGGTTTTTGCAGCTGGATGTTGCCCCTAAAGTAGCAG cTGCACCAGTGGTGGTGATTTACTCTGGTGTGAAGGAGACAGTGGAACAGAAACCACCAAAGACCGTGAGGATCATGGAAGAGACTGTTAAGATGGAGGAGGGGCCTGTGGTAACACCTAAAGAAGTGGATGATGATTGGTTTGTGCTCTGGGACCGCGCTCCCTCCAAGATACTGACCACACCCAAGG CGTTCCATGTAGACAGAGAGGTTATAGAGCTGGTACCCCGGAGAACAGTGATTGTGGTGGAGGAAACTAGGAAACCACATAGAGTGGTGGAGGACAGACGTCAACCGGAGGTTGAACTGGTGAAAACACTGCCTCcccaagagagaggggagggtgatgATTGGTTCACGCTCTTTGAAGCCTCTCGCCAAGAGCCTGTGAAAATGCCAACAG tTGCTGTGGTAACTAGACCTGCCCCTGTGGTTGACGTGATGGTGACGAGCACAGAGCAGAGAACCCAGAAAAGGGTGACGAtagtggaggagaggtggagagaggagaggaccctgCAGCAGAGACtgcctcagagacagagagaggtggacgaTGACTGGTTTGTCCTGCTGGATGCTGCCCCTAAAGAATTAG TGGTGGCCACCCACAAGGCCGCCCGTCCGGTCAGCGCCCCAGTCTTCTCCCAGGCAGCACTGATGGAGGCAGGGATCCCCATGGCCCCCCTGGACCTCCAGCAGCCCCAGACATCCACCCCCATCAGGCTGCCAGCCCGCCAGGACGACAGGAAGCTGCAGGTCACCGTGGAGGCAGTGGACGAGGGCTCAGCCGAGGTCAAG TCTAAGCAGACGGACACTGAGGAGCCGGTTCAAATGAGGAAG AAAAGAGCTAAGAGAACTGAGGGTGACTCAATTTATATCAGACATAGTCTTTTAATGTTGGAG gactTTGAGAAGCCCCAGGAGGATCTCATCAGGCATCATACTAGTATCAGTGAGCTGAAGAGGAACTTCATGGCATCTGTCCCAGAGTCCCGGGGGCCCAGCGAATGGGACAAGCGCCTGTCCACTCACTCCCCCTTCCGCAGCCTGGGCATCAACGGACAGCCTTTACCTGATGCCGACGGG AGTGTGTGTATTACTCCTATAAGGGAAGAGCTGGACACTAAGGCAGCGCTACAACAGGACGAGTCCAGCAACACTGTAAGACCATCGGGggggcccagccccagccctgctAGCACAGAAACTGGGCCTGATAGGGTTGACTCCAAATCCCATGATGCACCTGGGGTGGCAGGGCCATATGTTCAGGATGATGAGCATGTTAGCTCTGGGACCACCACCAGCCACGTACCTGTCGTTGAGGTGGAGAGGGCACAGCTGCCCCACTCCTATCAGCTCCAGGGTACagtgctggaggaggaggagccggCAGACCCAGGGTCGAGGGGGGAGCAGTCTGGGAGGATAACTGGAACCTCCCACACCTCCTATTTCGTGAGCGGTGTTCCCCATGTCATACGCTGTTTCCAG CCCCCTCTGGTGCAGACCCAGACAGTCACCATCACAGACGTGTCCAACTCCCTCCCTACTGACGTCTCCACTAAGGATGTCCCTATCGTTCAGACCCAGACTATCAGCTACGAGTCTGCAGAG GTGTCAGTTGATGGGACAGATGGGGGGAAAGAGGCCACAGCACTGAGCAGCATTCAGTCCATTACCTCAGAGAGCAGCAGGGAAACCAGTGGCacctccatcactaccaccaccactcacaTCTCCAAG GTGGTGAAAGGAGGAGCGTCAGAGACCAGAGTGGAGAAGAGGATCGTCATCACTGCCGACTCAGAGGATGACCAG GGAAGCGACGGCGGAGCAACAGCAATGTGA